One window of the Microplitis demolitor isolate Queensland-Clemson2020A chromosome 10, iyMicDemo2.1a, whole genome shotgun sequence genome contains the following:
- the LOC103580310 gene encoding leukocyte elastase inhibitor isoform X2 has product MSKINIALILFVLTVGVDLQIIFPEDFEPTIPVAYYGNGGQHRRPFPSFSVASLPPIQNIRPPINFDVGNINKVTADARPFVHNTMTGEEKYWSDHVNNILSQGVTRFALHMDHAIDVNQRATTVGLDRDNVVFSPLNLAGTLAVVLLGSGGRTFDEIASILGFEAGVDISGHSEIVHHMFGILLNSIKLASGTGSPQTSEVFSAGSIFVQSGYSIRPEFAAIARDVYKNDVINVDFLHEPSLAQSIINNWVNSKTRGKINSILPEPPSRASKVILASALYFNGEWNQHFFKGATKRKPFYLASGQTINVDMMYNGGEFPFYEDKQLGVKILGLPYRDSDSAITGYSLKSEATMYVLLPTGTGSNALNDLESRITPDVINSLINKMMNSTCIIAIPRMKLSSTLSLNRALQSLGLTSLFTPGAANLGLLSTGLNNESNPSTSDPIIFSRINTDDDDTNPMTPTTSNGDGTSGSTVSGKDFSGKNNYFRTIQKRHVDVSSSGKLGDNKPAEINQQTTTSSFSRSPSPSTSTTSSTPSFFNHDKNPVKVTQDKNETTQRRSKRQSRPIDAGFLRFIEAKGFPSYGLDALRNSANFVNPGLYASDVLHKVEIDITETGTVAAAATGVIIAKSGGQKILNANRPFLFFIRHDPSRLILFWGTVNKPTPFY; this is encoded by the exons atgtcaaaaataaatatagcgTTGATACTATTTGTATTGACGGTGGGCGTtgatttacaaataatattccCCGAAGATTTTGAACCTACGATTCCAGTGGCTTATTATGGAAATGGAGGTCAACATCGTCGACCTTTCCCGTCGTTTAGTGTCGCGAGTTTACCGCCGATACAAAATATACGACCGCCAATTAATTTTGATGTGGGTAATATCAATAAAGTCACTGCTGATGCAAGACCGTTTGTCCACAATACGATGACCGGTGAAGAAAAATACTGGAGTGATCAT GTGAACAATATCCTGTCGCAAGGGGTAACGAGATTTGCGTTACATATGGATCACGCTATTGACGTGAATCAACGTGCGACGACGGTGGGATTAGACCGTGACAATGTCGTATTCTCTCCGTTAAATCTGGCAGGAACACTGGCAGTTGTGCTGTTGGGTTCTGGCGGCAGGACTTTTGATGAAATAGCCAGCATACTTGGATTCGAAGCCGGCGTCGACATATCAGGACACTCGGAAATTGTGCATCACATGTTTGGtatcttattaaattcaataaaattggcCAGCGGCACCGGCAGTCCACAAACATCGGAAGTTTTTTCAGCCGGTAGTATTTTTGTACAATCCGGGTACTCTATACGTCCTGAATTCGCGGCAATCGCTCGTGACGTTTACAAAAATGACGTTATCAATGTCGATTTTCTTCACGAACCGTCCTTAGCACaaagtatcataaataattgggTTAACTCAAAGACACgaggaaaaattaatagcaTTTTACCCGAGCCACCTAGTCGTGCCAGTAAAGTTATTTTAGCTTCCGCATTGTACTTCAACGGCGAATGGaatcaacattttttcaaaGGCGCTACCAAAAG AAAACCGTTTTATCTCGCATCAGGACAGACAATTAATGTCGATATGATGTATAATGGCGGTGAATTTCCATTTTACGAAGACAAACAGCTCGGAGTTAAAATCCTCGGCTTACCTTACAGAGACAGCGATTcc GCAATTACTGGGTATTCATTAAAATCCGAGGCAACAATGTACGTGTTACTACCAACAGGAACGGGCTCAAATGCTTTAAATGACCTAGAATCCCGCATCACTCCAGAcgtaataaattcattaataaataaaatgatgaatTCGACTTGTATAATAGCGATTCCACGGATGAAACTATCGAGTACATTGAGTTTAAATCGCGCATTACAATCACTCGGGCTCACTTCACTGTTTACTCCGGGTGCAGCTAATCTGGGATTACTATCAACtggtttaaataatgaatcaaATCCATCCACAAGTGATCCCATTATTTTCTCAAGGATCAATAccgatgatgatgatactAATCCTATGACCCCGACCACCAGCAACGGAGACGGGACTAGTGGCAGTACCGTCAGCGGAAAAGACTTTTCTGGGAAGAATAATTACTTCAG AACCATTCAAAAGCGACATGTCGATGTGTCTAGCTCGGGAAAATTGGGGGATAATAAACCAGCGGAAATCAATCAGCAGACGACTACTTCCTCGTTTTCAAGGTCTCCGTCGCCTTCAACCTCAACGACCTCATCAACGCCCTCGTTCTTCAATCACGATAAAAATCCAGTTAAAGTTACCcaagataaaaatgaaactacTCAGCGTCGCAGTAAAAGACAAAGTCGTCCGATTGATGCCGGATTTCTGCGGTTTATCGAGGCCAAAGGATTTCCGTCTTATGGTTTAGATGCACTACGTAACAGCGCAAACTTCGTTAATCCTGGTTTGTATGCATCAGATGTACTTCATAAAGTTGAAATAGATATTACTGAAACTGGGACTGTCGCTGCTGCGGCAACAGGAGTTATAATTGCTAAATCTGGgggtcaaaaaatattaaatgcgAATCGtccatttttgtttttcataagACATGACCCTTctcgtttaattttattctggGGAACTGTTAATAAACCAACtcctttttattaa
- the LOC103580310 gene encoding leukocyte elastase inhibitor isoform X1 gives MSKINIALILFVLTVGVDLQIIFPEDFEPTIPVAYYGNGGQHRRPFPSFSVASLPPIQNIRPPINFDVGNINKVTADARPFVHNTMTGEEKYWSDHVNNILSQGVTRFALHMDHAIDVNQRATTVGLDRDNVVFSPLNLAGTLAVVLLGSGGRTFDEIASILGFEAGVDISGHSEIVHHMFGILLNSIKLASGTGSPQTSEVFSAGSIFVQSGYSIRPEFAAIARDVYKNDVINVDFLHEPSLAQSIINNWVNSKTRGKINSILPEPPSRASKVILASALYFNGEWNQHFFKGATKRKPFYLASGQTINVDMMYNGGEFPFYEDKQLGVKILGLPYRDSDSAITGYSLKSEATMYVLLPTGTGSNALNDLESRITPDVINSLINKMMNSTCIIAIPRMKLSSTLSLNRALQSLGLTSLFTPGAANLGLLSTGLNNESNPSTSDPIIFSRINTDDDDTNPMTPTTSNGDGTSGSTVSGKDFSGKNNYFRYKDLQGGYDIQQWDNGVYLEKIHRTIQKRHVDVSSSGKLGDNKPAEINQQTTTSSFSRSPSPSTSTTSSTPSFFNHDKNPVKVTQDKNETTQRRSKRQSRPIDAGFLRFIEAKGFPSYGLDALRNSANFVNPGLYASDVLHKVEIDITETGTVAAAATGVIIAKSGGQKILNANRPFLFFIRHDPSRLILFWGTVNKPTPFY, from the exons atgtcaaaaataaatatagcgTTGATACTATTTGTATTGACGGTGGGCGTtgatttacaaataatattccCCGAAGATTTTGAACCTACGATTCCAGTGGCTTATTATGGAAATGGAGGTCAACATCGTCGACCTTTCCCGTCGTTTAGTGTCGCGAGTTTACCGCCGATACAAAATATACGACCGCCAATTAATTTTGATGTGGGTAATATCAATAAAGTCACTGCTGATGCAAGACCGTTTGTCCACAATACGATGACCGGTGAAGAAAAATACTGGAGTGATCAT GTGAACAATATCCTGTCGCAAGGGGTAACGAGATTTGCGTTACATATGGATCACGCTATTGACGTGAATCAACGTGCGACGACGGTGGGATTAGACCGTGACAATGTCGTATTCTCTCCGTTAAATCTGGCAGGAACACTGGCAGTTGTGCTGTTGGGTTCTGGCGGCAGGACTTTTGATGAAATAGCCAGCATACTTGGATTCGAAGCCGGCGTCGACATATCAGGACACTCGGAAATTGTGCATCACATGTTTGGtatcttattaaattcaataaaattggcCAGCGGCACCGGCAGTCCACAAACATCGGAAGTTTTTTCAGCCGGTAGTATTTTTGTACAATCCGGGTACTCTATACGTCCTGAATTCGCGGCAATCGCTCGTGACGTTTACAAAAATGACGTTATCAATGTCGATTTTCTTCACGAACCGTCCTTAGCACaaagtatcataaataattgggTTAACTCAAAGACACgaggaaaaattaatagcaTTTTACCCGAGCCACCTAGTCGTGCCAGTAAAGTTATTTTAGCTTCCGCATTGTACTTCAACGGCGAATGGaatcaacattttttcaaaGGCGCTACCAAAAG AAAACCGTTTTATCTCGCATCAGGACAGACAATTAATGTCGATATGATGTATAATGGCGGTGAATTTCCATTTTACGAAGACAAACAGCTCGGAGTTAAAATCCTCGGCTTACCTTACAGAGACAGCGATTcc GCAATTACTGGGTATTCATTAAAATCCGAGGCAACAATGTACGTGTTACTACCAACAGGAACGGGCTCAAATGCTTTAAATGACCTAGAATCCCGCATCACTCCAGAcgtaataaattcattaataaataaaatgatgaatTCGACTTGTATAATAGCGATTCCACGGATGAAACTATCGAGTACATTGAGTTTAAATCGCGCATTACAATCACTCGGGCTCACTTCACTGTTTACTCCGGGTGCAGCTAATCTGGGATTACTATCAACtggtttaaataatgaatcaaATCCATCCACAAGTGATCCCATTATTTTCTCAAGGATCAATAccgatgatgatgatactAATCCTATGACCCCGACCACCAGCAACGGAGACGGGACTAGTGGCAGTACCGTCAGCGGAAAAGACTTTTCTGGGAAGAATAATTACTTCAGGTACAAAGATTTACAAGGTGGCTATGATATTCAGCAATGGGATAATGGAgtttatctggaaaaaattCACAGAACCATTCAAAAGCGACATGTCGATGTGTCTAGCTCGGGAAAATTGGGGGATAATAAACCAGCGGAAATCAATCAGCAGACGACTACTTCCTCGTTTTCAAGGTCTCCGTCGCCTTCAACCTCAACGACCTCATCAACGCCCTCGTTCTTCAATCACGATAAAAATCCAGTTAAAGTTACCcaagataaaaatgaaactacTCAGCGTCGCAGTAAAAGACAAAGTCGTCCGATTGATGCCGGATTTCTGCGGTTTATCGAGGCCAAAGGATTTCCGTCTTATGGTTTAGATGCACTACGTAACAGCGCAAACTTCGTTAATCCTGGTTTGTATGCATCAGATGTACTTCATAAAGTTGAAATAGATATTACTGAAACTGGGACTGTCGCTGCTGCGGCAACAGGAGTTATAATTGCTAAATCTGGgggtcaaaaaatattaaatgcgAATCGtccatttttgtttttcataagACATGACCCTTctcgtttaattttattctggGGAACTGTTAATAAACCAACtcctttttattaa